The window cacactcacacaattcCCCATAACCATTTCAAACATTAAAAGAACTGCAAATAAATTGAGGACAGCATCTCCTCTCCAagattaattttagattttagcATTTGATTATTGCTGCACTTTTTCTGAAATCTAGGTTTCTGTAAACTGTTATATGCAAACTATAAAACCAAATTTTTTGGAAAAGGGGGTCTTTTTGCTTTACTTTAAAGGGGTTGATGGTTTTGTAATTTCTTTATAATACAGAAAAAGTgcattttgaattgaattaacaTATACACAcctaaaacaaaatttaaagaaaCTAAAAGAAGTAGTGGGCTGTTTAAGACCATTTATTATGCTGAAAAACACATGTTAAGACAacaagtaataaaaacatctccAGTGTTACAGatgtgtaaaaatgtacaaaattatttttgcaagTTTCAGCTCTTCCATTTATTatgtgatgtatatatatataaaactattaatacaaaaaaaaaggaaatgaaaaagtACTAAAACAGCCCATTATATGGATggggaattaaaaaaagaaaaagaaaagatgagcCGATTCTGTCCCCTAGCGTTGGTGTCCTGATCTGGTATCTGATTCAGGAACGAGGAGAAGTCCCCGCCTCCGACTTGCCTGCATCACTACTTTCGCTCACTTGCTTCATCACCATTTCCCGGGCAATACACGTCACCTGCCCATTGGTCACACTCACCACCCCTGACCTGCAGAGAGCCATCAGATTAAGGGATTTAGAATTAAGGAACTGAGAATTCAAAATATCGCCCCTTATCATAAAATCTAAAATGTGCAACTGCATCTGCAATTAAGTGTGCATCAGCACTTGGCAAGGCCTTCGTGCTACATGCGCCAACTCGGGTGAAACTCAATCCAGTGACTCACTTCTTCTGAGCCTCCTCAGTAAGAGTTCCCATCCCAGGCTGGTTCTGCTTCCCAAAGAAGAAACTGGACCACCAATGACCCGAATCCTGTTTGGGCAGACCTAAAGCACAATTAAAAAACAGGTCAGAACAAGCAAAGCACCACCAGTCTAATATTCCAACGGATTTAGTATACAATGATGTAGGCACAATCACTGTTAAAGAGTCTCTAAACAAAGACATGTAGGCCGATGCATGCATGCAGTCAGGAAAAGGTAACAGCGCAATCCAAGATGACTAAGCAACAGTCCTTTTTCACTGATTTCCTTGACAGCAAATTACTCTTGAGGCAATCAGACAAGTATCTATTTCAACAGAGCTGTGATTAAAGATTCAAACTGTGCAAATCCTGTTGCACAATGTGTAAATGTCTTACTGTCAAAACCATTGCAATGAAGTATTAATTAAGGTGGGGggttgaaaagagacagaaatgaaaGGTAATTCACCTGGGTGATGTGGAATAACCTCCCCACTGTACTCTGAACTGCCACACGAGCTGTTACTGGATGTAGAGCCAATgcgccctgaaaaaaaaaaaacagtcttagaAGGCAAATTCTCTTAATAGCATCAACTATTAATGGTTGCATACAACTATAACAGTAAAACACTTGCAAAGGCAACTTACTTCTGTAGTAGTCGTGAGTAGCAACTAGGGAACCACTAGCTGGGATGGCTGCCATTTTACAGACGTGTATAAACAGTGACTTCGATGGAAACCCTGAGAAAAGACATTTGGTCAGACATGAGTGATTCTGTGGTAAATATTACAAACTAGATATTAACTTCTCATCTTCGACCTGAGAATGGATTTGAATGAATACAGACTCAATGAAAGCATTTAAAAGATTTAATCTCTCACAACATGGTTTTGGTGTCACATTGGTATCGTAAATGATAGTCATTATACAGTTTAGTGCCAAACAAGAAGACTAACTAAACTGACATTTTGACACTTGAGACCTTCGTCACAAAAAAGGCTATGTTTTCAGAAGGCTATGTTACACGAGGATGTTACAGTAACGGTAATCCCACTGAAATTACAGCAACTGtgttcacaaaacaaacatgtttgtcTCAAAAGTGAGcaaaaaatgcattgttacagATAAACGACTCCAATAGTGttagattaaattaattattctCAGACTCTCCTACCCAAACAATGACCACCCTTTAAAATATGAGGCGTAAACCACAAGCTCACCTTCCTGTGCCGCTCGTGCTGATGTTGTTTAAAGCACCCTGCTCAAATCAGTCGGAGGCTTTGGGGGAAAACGCTAGGCGACGGGGCCCATTTGAAAAAGTTTGGATGGATAAGACCCTCCACGTCCGGAAATGTCTAACTTAACGTTACCGCAGCGCTgctgtatttttaacaaaaacaactcGTTCACTTACATTTATACCGAGAGATGACGTCGACGAGAACCACTGGTGACGGAGGCGTGGCCTTTCGATCCTCTATAAAATCGTCTTCGTGGAACCGGATCAAACCAGCGACAGCCAGGACAAAACGGCTCGTGCGTTAAACAGGCGTAAGGCTGATACTAAACGGGGCAACTTTGGGCACTGTCAACGTTGGTCGTTGTTAACGGCCAATCAGGTTAGATATAGGGCCCACGACCGATTAAATAGTACTCAGATCGAAATTTGTTACCCATTCTCACTGGTATGGTGATACTTCGGGTTTAGACTTTAATGTGTTACAGCTTCAAACActtccctggtggtctagtggttaggattcggcgctctcaccgccgcggcccgggttcgattcccggtcagggaatgACAGTTTTTGTGAGGTTTCTCAACTGTACACCTATCATTCATAACAAGACAACACAGTAAACGCGTATTTTTAACATTGAGTATTTGCCGTTATTCAAAATCTGCGTTTTATGAATAAAGCCGTTTGCCTACCGATGAACTGAGGACTGATATTTGCTTTTTAGCCATAAAGGACAATTTGGGCAACACAAACAACAAGGAATAATATaagattaatagttttattctttgtttcttcactggtgttcatacatatatattatatataccgTATTGAGCTTGGGTGGGtcagagaaaaataaatagagTTTCTAATTACTAGCTAATTAAAATGGTaaaagaaatctgaaaaaaaaaaaaaaaaacatcacgtTACGGCAGGTTATTAAAAAGTCTATTATAAAGTGTTTACTATAAAATCAAGCTTTTGACGCCTGGGCTGGTTGAAAGACAATCCAAAGGGCCAAACTTGATCGAAGGCCCTGGATCAAaaggaaatgttacattttatccAACTATATGTTTACTAATCAAATTCATACTCTCTCTAtacatttcaatgcaaaaataaaacaaatgctaaaacacagaaaagTCTCAAGATTAATGGCATGTTAGCGTCCTAAGTGCAAAGAGCACGTCTTCTCCAGTGCGTGCTGTACTGCCACCTCCTGGCAGATTGATGTCACTAACATTATGAAAGGAAGAGCAAAGAACAAACCAGAAGCCACTTGAACGAATGCTTTATTGatatagaaataactgacaaaaataaatgaagcataacaccactgttgttgttgttaaacaaAACAATCTGTGCCTTTAAATCTGAACAGCTAGACAGAGAACTCAAATTTAAAGCTATATGGTGCCTAACTAAACAAGCTCCCAAAAATGACTACtcaaaacaataagaaaaaaactCTTTCCCTCTGAACGTTCATGATCTTACGTCATCCTTTCACCGTTTGCAGAACTACACGTGTATCCACATAATTCTATGGCGTTTTACACATGGCTTAGTTGGCATCTCATCATCTGCATCTGTCCAATGTGTGGAATCCCTTGCATCTCAAACAATGAGGCATGTAATTATTGTGTAATATACTGAAACAAGGCCACCCACTGACACCCATGTAAGTGAATAAAACATCAGGATAGAACAGAtcaaaattaagcaaaataaaagATTACATTTACTAATAATGAAATAGATTCCAATATCTTTCAGGTAAAAAGTGACTGTGCTACCATACAGACTACACTAGCGTTCACGTCTGTTGGGAGAAATCAACAAATGCCTCTAACAAAAGAAATTTAACTGACTAAGCAGGACCTACTCGCCATTTGACATTTTGTGTCAGTGAGAGTAACTTCATTTTTAGTTCTTAAAATTGAACAGTGATCTCTGTgatgtgagtctgtgtgtgtgagaaacattCTGGCATCAAAAGGTGTATGGCATCTGGTGCACACAGCATGGCACAAAGCAAAGGCAAGAGATTCCCGACAAACACAGCATAAATAAAACATTCCCATCAGTGAAAAAAGAAGAGAGCAAGAAAAGGCaaaggttaaaaaaagaaaaagcaaaaaacaagtTAATGTGACTTTTTTGCCAGTGAAGCAATAGAGAGTGAGTGTGTAAGGTCAGACATTCACCAGGTGTACAGCAAAGCATCGCTTCACATCGTACTGAGAGTAAAAAAACAACTCAACTGAATGCTCAGCAGCATAGAAACCAGCAGcaagtttcttttctttactggTCTAAAGTCCTCTCCCCTTGAGATTGAAATGTTTCTTCTCGGTGTATTTTGTACCCCTCTGCCGCTTGATGAATGCTGCTAGGCAGTACTGTTTATATAGTTATTTGTATTCCATTATAGTCATATATAgataaaagttatgtaaaaacaTTATGCAAAGCAGTGTAAAATAGTTTCTAATACAAAATGATTAatcattttcttcttttgtaCAACTTGTGATGATTTCATGATAACAGAATCTGTACTACGTGTGTGTTTTCAGTGAGATGAGCAAGCACATGCTAGCAGTAGGTGAGGGGTTGTCAAAGGAAGGAGGGATGAAagaattcagagagagagagagagaaggggagaacGGAAGTGTGGGTGTAGTCAGGATTCACAAAGAATGAGATGAGTGTTTAAATCAAGAGGGTGGGCTCAGAACGGAGCGTTGTCCTGCACCGGGTTGGACTCGTTCGGAGAGTGGGCACTTTCACCATTAGCTTTGCCTCCAACCACCTTATACTGAGACACACAAACAGAAGAACCATTCAGAGACACGCAGGACACCGAGTGTGCAAGATAAGGGACAAATCGTTTTAAGATCAAGTTTAAAAAGCATGTGTCAATGCTCTACACAGCATAGTCATGTCGGTGTAATATGGTTTTGTAACACTTTTATATCCTTTTTTTAACAAACGTTTACATTTAACGGCTCAAaatcatgtatttttaaaattataatttctttttgAAAAAGTCATTCAGTTTTTGAGGAGAAAATTGGCCTTGAGGGACTTCAAGGGCCCTCTTtacaacactgatgataataataagaaatatttcttgaacaccaaatcagcacgacagaatgatttctgaaggatcatgtgacactggactggagaaatgatgctgaaaatacagctttgtcagcacaggaataaatgacactttaaaacatactaaaatacaaaaaaaaagtcatttgtcccccacaatattacaatttactatgttttttgatgaaataaatgcagccttgttgagtatATGAGACCCATTTCAAAAATCATCATCTTGTATGTGATATAATTTCTGGTTTTATGTTTCTGCACGATGGTTGGACTGCTTGCCTTTGAGCTGATGGACAAATGTACTCGTTTTTGTCAATATTTGAAATATGTCAAATGTATTTctgaataaatgaacagatctGCCAGAAATGAGCATTGTGTATTTGACCCAGTTTCAAAAGTGAAGCCTTACCTTGATGTTTTCAACTTTGTCCTCAAATGATTTGAAGGTTTGAGAGTTCCTGTTTAACGAAACACACATTAATCCCAGAGTTCATAGCGGAAGAAACATTACAATCAATTAGACATGCGCAAGTGGAGTTAGTAAAGTAACTGGCtgataaaaggttaaaaataaatattttatttatgatattttattgTCTAATGAATCCGAAACGGTTTAAATCGAGGGGCAGTGGTTTACCCTAGTACTTTACCTCATAGTCGGCATACTTATTGAATGGCGAATGGAGTAGTTGCTACTTCGAAAGCATTAAAAGGAGAAAAAGTTGTGTGTGTTAGCAAGCAAACAGGACAGCACGCAAAGCAGAGAGATCAGCTGGAGTACACCACACAAAGACTGCTAGCATGTCTGTGACATTTACCGCTCAAACTTCTGATCTTTAACAATCACATGTTCACACGTGATATAGCACCGTAATCATGCAAAAGCAGGTACCAATCAAAATTAGCAGGGTTTTGGAGctaaaataacattcaaatcaatattacattcaaattataattaaaagcttttttttattattaaatgggcTTGGTGTTACAAACAGAGCTCTATGTAAAGTGTAAATTCTTTGATGACATTAATCAGTCTTACCCAATAGAGAATGGAAGAGCTCTGTAAGGGCAGCGTTTCGAAAGAAAGGGGAATACAAAAGCTGTCAGGTTGGGTGTTACGCATGACCAAAAGCAAGCAGGAAGAACAAATGATGAGAATTATTGTTCTGATATTGAGAGATACAGGGAACAGCCAAGTGAACcaaaaaacaatcaaattcaTGTATGATGGATAGATGTTAATGACTGAAAGTGACAGTATATGCAGTAAAGTGAATCAGGAGCCAGGAAAAGAGGTTAGGGAGAGCTTCTGTTCATCATATGAGGAGTAAAACAGTCGGTTACAGTTTAATACAGCTGACTGTGGTCCCACTGCATTAACACTCATTATGGATAATAATGGCTTCATAGATGATGATGAATGGCTGCAGGATATGACACATGCAAAAGAGTGGATCCATAACCAAGGAGAGAAGGGACCGAGGGAACGCAGGCATGAAGGCTTTGTTCACACTGTATTCAAATCCAATTCAGTTTCATGTCCAATCTTTTGTCTGCATTGTGATTTCATATGGATGCTGTTTGAATtgtaaatttctttctttttctgtataAAAAATCAATGATTTTGAGTAGGATTTTTGCCGTCTGTCTAAACAAAGCCAAAGATAGAATGAATAAAATCAAAGGGATGGGATGGAGATCCAATATAAGTGTGTAAActgccacatacacacacataaatgcagcTTAAGATAAATCATGAACTGTTTGGACACAACAGAACTGAACTGCTTAGTAAGACAAAACACGTGGACGTTAACCAGGAACAGTGTGTTAGTCTTAATTCATATTACCCAAGAAAAAtggtaaattaaaaacatttgcaagttaaaagaaaggatgtgaaTCTAAGTGACTGCAGGGTCACATTGTTATTTGTAAatggaagaaagaaaagagagagtacTACATTTTGACTTGTACATTACCTCATGTCTCCCAGCTTCCTGCTGATGGCCGTGCCAACGGTGGAGAGGGCGGCTGAGGTCTTCTGTCCGGCCTGAGACAGCGTTTCCTGAGTCTTTTTATACCTGTAAGAGGAGGAACGCAGAGAGAAGAGGATgtggggagagaaagagagagaaagattttaaaaatcacatggaACTCTTTAATGTCCCTAAACTTCAGATAACAAACACCAGTCAGACACCCTTAAAGTCAACAGAAATGTTGTTTGCCGTTTCACTGGATATCAAATGAGAAAGAAATGCTCTTGatatacaccaccattcaaaagtttagagtaAGATTCTGTTTTATAAAGAAACCGACacatttattcagaaaggacacaCTACATTaagtaaaactgattaaaaaaaaaatgttatggtaataatgttacaaaagatttctatataAAATTATTGCGGGTCTGTTGAACTTTCTAtccaaagaatcatgaaaaaatacaGTTTCCATACACATTAAGCAAAACtgatttcaacactgataatcatttttaatgtttcttgagtagcaaatcagcatattagaatgatttctgaatgatcatgtgactgaagactggagaaatgatgctgctttgccatcacattaatatattacattttaaaatatatgaaagtatgAACGTTTTATCAAATTccagttttaaattgtaataatatttcacaatataacagtattttcaaataaatgcaaccttgataagcataataaacaaacaaaacaaaaaaagtacagaTTCCAAACTTGCAATTGCAATTCACAATTCTCATAACGCAATATATGATTGCATTATCTAATAACCCGGCAAGCAAAAATCCAGAGCATGTCAAGCCACCCTAAAACAATCTTTTAGCCCTTCATGACCTTAACATAGCAGAACACATCCTTTAAAATACACACAATGAATGTAAAGAATGACGTAACTCACACTTCAGAGCTGGAAATGTCATCCAGAGTTGCAGAAGCTGAAAGATATCTACAGTACAAACGAACAGGGTAATACATTCAGATCTCCACGCTCACAATCACAACGTGctagaataaacacacacacagcgcatttcatttttacatttgtgattGTACACTTACGCTGCCTCACAAACAACACAAGCGCTAGTAAAATGCACAGccagagaaaaaaacaacaccagTTTATTTGACATCCTTCTTAAACACACAAACTCTTGGGGTTTAACTTGAGAAACTTGTGTGCTTGAATAAGATGTGTGAGCATACTGGAGCTTTCAAGCACAAGAAGTCACAGTCAGCAAATCTTGAAAGTCAAAAAGACATTACAAACCACCTTAGTTATTGGGAAACAAGTAGCATGGTTTAAGTGCAGAGGATATTGCAAAGTGGATCTGGATGTAATATTCATGGCTATAACAAGTGCACAAAGGAAGCATTAATTGGCCTGCACTGTTGCAGACGTGGCATTCATTCATCTGAACCGGACAAGGCTTTCCTTACACAAACATATGCCCTCTCTGTAGAGGTTTCTGTCTGAATGGGATTCCAGCAGTGTGTGTAAAGAGGGAAGTGAGAGACCTCTCACACGCTCGTGATAACCAGCAGCCTGTCTGACAGGATTATGAACCCGCAAATACATCAGGACTGCAGCTAAATATCATGGGACCAGGGGAAAACCACAGAGGACCTTAGCAACTTTAGTCTCATCACAGGACACGATTGTAAATAAGCAAATAGCAGCAGCTTCAACAGTTAGTAGTAGCAAAGAACCTGTTTGATATgaagttttattataattagaGCAACCTAATGTGCCGCCTTTGttcaatattttataaaagtacataatacactactattcaaaagtttgtggacagtatgattttttttttttaaagaaatgaatacttttatttagcaaggacatattaatattttcaaagtgACAGCAATGACTTATATTAATCCAATAATTCTGAAAATATTATGAACcaacattaaaatacagtaatcttaagcagcacaactgtttttaatatcgataataataagaaatgttttttttttcagaatcaaaTAAGCTTATTAGAATGACAGAACTACTACTTGCATGGGTGgacaaagaaaagagaaagagtcCAAAATATATGATGAGACATGATTCAGTATTTCAGACGCCCACTTTAACTAAAAAGCAAAATAACTCTAGCCTTCATCACGTGACAATTAAGATCCAGTTTTCTTCTATAAACAGCCTTTGTCTTTCAGTACTATGTAAAGTGTCAGTTAGTAGTGTGGAGAATTATTGGGGCATATAAACATGTACAGCAGGTTAGAGTCAATGCTACAGACCAGATCATAGCATTTCAAAAACCATCAATCTCTGTTTGAGAGACAGGTTTTAGTTATTTGTGTTAGGCTGTATTTGATATGGATTTGTTAGGTCTCCTTCTGAAACACGCTGGATTCAGGTGTTTGAATGCTCCTCATTGACAGGTCGAGGGTAGGTGAGAGGAGTGCATGCATTCACTGCAAATACATGCCGATGTGGTCAAACACTCACATATCACATCCTGTAACCTTCTCATTCCACAGGCCCAGCTTCTCTGACACCGCCACATAgctaaaaaacacaaatgtgacTATGTGCTGCATAGAGCAGAGCAGAATGGCACGGTGTTACTGATGACTCTCTCTCTGACTGACTACAAACCAATAACTCCACGGACTAAAGAACTGACAGACTAAAAGATTGGCTAGGCTAATAACTGGCTATTATTCTGCTATATTTGGCCATATTGAGTTGCCAGGggctaattttaatatatttgagtaGATACTGTGCAAAATAAGTACTCACATTCATGTATAAATGTTATGGACAACGGACATCTTATTAACTGTATGGATACTTTTCAAGTTGTAATTTTTGTtggcattaaaacacacacacacacacacacgcacacacacacacgcacactattTAATACTGTGGCAAGGGAGTTTATAATACATGGCTGAGGTAGTGAtagtaaatgttatatatttctcTCTTCCGGCTGCCAGAATCATGTAAATGCATCATATTATTCCTTTTGTTGGAAATAGGTTATCttggatttcttttttaaattttgctATCGGAGCACAAATTGTATTTGCAGTAGACTCATATTTACCTATAAATTTACCCATCTCTGTAAACTCCAGAAATTATAAAAAAGGGGCAATTATTGGCCACCCTCTAAAATACTGTCAGTAAATGTCTAGTAAATGTAAAAACCAGGGCTGGATCC is drawn from Carassius auratus strain Wakin unplaced genomic scaffold, ASM336829v1 scaf_tig00215416, whole genome shotgun sequence and contains these coding sequences:
- the LOC113094683 gene encoding tumor protein D54-like isoform X5 gives rise to the protein MDSANQDINLNSPHKGLGSDSLSEMPEETGATAVSPGTLPPGLTEEEAEELRLELTKVEEEIQTLRQVLSAKERHASELKRKLGLSPLTELKQNITKSWQDVQTSNAYLSASATLDDISSSEVYKKTQETLSQAGQKTSAALSTVGTAISRKLGDMRALPFSIGSNYSIRHSISMPTMRNSQTFKSFEDKVENIKYKVVGGKANGESAHSPNESNPVQDNAPF
- the LOC113094683 gene encoding tumor protein D54-like isoform X6 — translated: MDSANQDINLNSPHKGLGSDSLSEMPEETGATAVSPGTLPPGLTEEEAEELRLELTKVEEEIQTLRQVLSAKERHASELKRKLGLSPLTELKQNITKSWQDVQTSNAYLSASATLDDISSSEVYKKTQETLSQAGQKTSAALSTVGTAISRKLGDMRALPFSIGNYSIRHSISMPTMRNSQTFKSFEDKVENIKYKVVGGKANGESAHSPNESNPVQDNAPF
- the LOC113094685 gene encoding pancreatic progenitor cell differentiation and proliferation factor B-like; translation: MAAIPASGSLVATHDYYRRRIGSTSSNSSCGSSEYSGEVIPHHPGLPKQDSGHWWSSFFFGKQNQPGMGTLTEEAQKKSGVVSVTNGQVTCIAREMVMKQVSESSDAGKSEAGTSPRS
- the LOC113094683 gene encoding tumor protein D54-like isoform X7 yields the protein MDSANQDINLNSPHKGLGSDSLSEMPEETGATAVSPGTLPPGLTEEEAEELRLELTKVEEEIQTLRQVLSAKERHASELKRKLGLSPLTELKQNITKSWQDVQTSNAYVAVSEKLGLWNEKVTGCDIYLSASATLDDISSSEVYKKTQETLSQAGQKTSAALSTVGTAISRKLGDMRNSQTFKSFEDKVENIKYKVVGGKANGESAHSPNESNPVQDNAPF
- the LOC113094683 gene encoding tumor protein D54-like isoform X1; protein product: MDSANQDINLNSPHKGLGSDSLSEMPEETGATAVSPGTLPPGLTEEEAEELRLELTKVEEEIQTLRQVLSAKERHASELKRKLGLSPLTELKQNITKSWQDVQTSNAYVAVSEKLGLWNEKVTGCDIYLSASATLDDISSSEVYKKTQETLSQAGQKTSAALSTVGTAISRKLGDMRALPFSIGSNYSIRHSISMPTMRNSQTFKSFEDKVENIKYKVVGGKANGESAHSPNESNPVQDNAPF
- the LOC113094683 gene encoding tumor protein D54-like isoform X4, yielding MDSANQDINLNSPHKGLGSDSLSEMPEETGATAVSPGTLPPGLTEEEAEELRLELTKVEEEIQTLRQVLSAKERHASELKRKLGLSPLTELKQNITKSWQDVQTSNAYVAVSEKLGLWNEKVTGCDIYLSASATLDDISSSEVYKKTQETLSQAGQKTSAALSTVGTAISRKLGDMRALPFSIGNSQTFKSFEDKVENIKYKVVGGKANGESAHSPNESNPVQDNAPF
- the LOC113094683 gene encoding tumor protein D54-like isoform X2 yields the protein MDSANQDINLNSPHKGLGSDSLSEMPEETGATAVSPGTLPPGLTEEEAEELRLELTKVEEEIQTLRQVLSAKERHASELKRKLGLSPLTELKQNITKSWQDVQTSNAYVAVSEKLGLWNEKVTGCDIYLSASATLDDISSSEVYKKTQETLSQAGQKTSAALSTVGTAISRKLGDMRALPFSIGNYSIRHSISMPTMRNSQTFKSFEDKVENIKYKVVGGKANGESAHSPNESNPVQDNAPF
- the LOC113094683 gene encoding tumor protein D54-like isoform X3 produces the protein MDSANQDINLNSPHKGLGSDSLSEMPEETGATAVSPGTLPPGLTEEEAEELRLELTKVEEEIQTLRQVLSAKERHASELKRKLGLSPLTELKQNITKSWQDVQTSNAYVAVSEKLGLWNEKVTGCDIYLSASATLDDISSSEVYKKTQETLSQAGQKTSAALSTVGTAISRKLGDMSNYSIRHSISMPTMRNSQTFKSFEDKVENIKYKVVGGKANGESAHSPNESNPVQDNAPF